Proteins encoded within one genomic window of Acinetobacter sp. YWS30-1:
- a CDS encoding 3-carboxyethylcatechol 2,3-dioxygenase, producing MAVKLICASHSPLMEFASPQEKRKEQAVREAFEKLSAEVKAYDPTLIITFGPDHFNGFFYDLMPSFCVGIRATAAGDWDYGKDNAHIDVPEDKALGLVRRVLDEGVDVAYSYRMQADHGVTQPLHFLCDGKLDRYPTIPIFINGAAAPMPTTKRTIALGRAVGQFIKSLNLENERVLVLGTGGLSHDPPTPQMGSVPPEVEEFLIAGRNPTPEARNARQSKIIAVGQKLAAGDTSVAVPLNAEWDIALLEKFKNADFAALEAMTEAEIRRDGGRGGQEVRSWMAAFAALSEMGEYEMTTHCYEEISEWIAGFGIVSAELKG from the coding sequence ATGGCCGTTAAACTTATTTGTGCGTCGCACAGTCCTTTAATGGAATTTGCTTCACCGCAGGAAAAACGCAAAGAACAGGCTGTTCGTGAAGCGTTTGAAAAACTGTCTGCTGAAGTAAAAGCTTACGACCCAACCCTGATCATTACCTTTGGTCCTGACCATTTCAATGGTTTCTTCTATGACCTGATGCCAAGCTTCTGTGTGGGCATTCGCGCGACTGCTGCAGGTGACTGGGACTATGGTAAAGACAATGCACACATTGATGTACCAGAAGACAAAGCACTGGGCTTAGTGCGTCGTGTACTCGATGAGGGCGTGGACGTTGCGTATTCTTACCGTATGCAAGCTGACCATGGTGTGACTCAGCCATTGCACTTCCTGTGCGACGGCAAACTTGATCGTTATCCAACGATTCCAATTTTCATTAATGGCGCTGCAGCACCGATGCCAACTACGAAGCGTACCATCGCTTTAGGCCGTGCTGTAGGTCAGTTCATCAAATCTCTGAACCTTGAAAATGAGCGTGTACTTGTCCTAGGTACAGGTGGTCTGTCACACGATCCACCAACTCCGCAAATGGGTTCTGTACCACCAGAAGTGGAAGAGTTCCTGATTGCAGGTCGTAACCCGACACCTGAAGCACGTAACGCGCGTCAGTCAAAAATCATTGCAGTGGGCCAGAAACTGGCAGCGGGCGATACCTCTGTTGCAGTTCCTCTGAATGCTGAATGGGATATCGCATTGCTTGAAAAATTCAAGAATGCCGACTTCGCTGCACTAGAAGCCATGACTGAAGCTGAAATCCGCCGTGATGGTGGCCGTGGTGGTCAGGAAGTCCGTTCGTGGATGGCGGCATTTGCTGCTTTAAGCGAAATGGGCGAGTACGAAATGACAACGCACTGTTATGAAGAAATCAGTGAATGGATTGCGGGCTTCGGCATCGTATCTGCAGAGTTAAAAGGTTAA